A portion of the Hoplias malabaricus isolate fHopMal1 chromosome 1, fHopMal1.hap1, whole genome shotgun sequence genome contains these proteins:
- the LOC136667471 gene encoding NACHT, LRR and PYD domains-containing protein 3-like produces MELLCVALLMFSGFLETTTQDYQLLGPVDNLIVEAGEDVVLTCYIRPSISAENLTVEWFRLHLTNTLVHLYEAHEDRYEQQIDSYRGRTSLFKEELKKGNISLKLSAVRTSDDGVYKCFVESPSWYDDITIYLEVKAKVFHAWKIAVICVFVFSLILIAFTAYILQDKFSKKELTPAQCAVIAHMHHSSKHVRKEINLKKYKTSEEGYRRLIPAITNCTQARFTGCGLSEICIETVGAALQSEKSSLKELDFSYTNLQDSGLDLLSDGLKSSHCKLEKLQLVKSELDKQSGVILRSVLQTKNSLKVLDLSNNNLQDAGLDLLSEGLKSPHCKLEILRLPICNLTKESCKFLASSLQTEISSLKELDLSRNNVQDLGVELLSAGLKSLNCKLEILRLAWCNLGGSSCKYLGSVFMLTTSSLKELDLSNNDLQDSGVDLLSPGLGNSNCKLIILRLSGCLITEVGCSSLASALNSNPSHLKELDVTYNHPGDSGKNLLSERLNDPNYRLKTLRLEYAGECRIKPGIRKYTYDLTLDPNTAHNQLCLYEENKKVMWAREQQVYLDNSHRFDVWNQVLCTESLTGRCYWEAEWSEKAVIAVTYETISRKGTSYDCGFGGNEKSWRLSCSKNGYSVCHNKIGTELEVPPSYSSRVGVYLDWEGGTLSFYSVSSNTHTLTHLHTFHCTFTEPVYAGFRLYPHSSISLLQTCSSPALEPASYELTT; encoded by the exons ATGGAGCTTCTCTGTGTGGCTCTGCTGATGTTCTCTGGCTTTTTGGAGACCACGACAC AGGATTATCAGTTATTAGGTCCAGTGGATAACCTCATTGTTGAAGCTGGTGAAGACGTGGTCCTAACATGCTATATCCGGCCCAGCATCAGTGCTGAGAACCTGACGGTGGAATGGTTTAGATTACATCTAACAAATACACTTGTTCACCTCTATGAAGCTCATGAAGACAGATATGAGCAGCAGATTGATTCTTACAGAGGAAGGACATCTCTGTTTAAAGAAGAACTAAAGAAAGGCAACATCTCACTGAAACTCTCAGCAGTCCGGACCTCTGATGACGGAGTTTATAAGTGTTTTGTTGAGTCCCCGTCCTGGTACGATGACATAACCATTTACCTTGAAGTTAAAG CAAAAGTCTTTCATGCTTGGAAGATCGCAGTCatctgtgtatttgttttttctcttaTATTGATTGCATTCACAGCATACATCTTACAAG ATAAATTCTCAAAAAAGGAGCTAACTCCTGCTCAGTGTGCAGTAATAGCGCATATGCATCACAGTTCTAAGCATGTGAGAAAGGAAATTAATCTGAAGAAATACAAGACATCAGAGGAGGGTTACAGAAGACTAATCCCAGCTATAACCAACTGCACACAGGCCCg GTTCACTGGCTGTGGTCTTTCTGAGATCTGCATTGAAACTGTGGGTGCAGCTCTACAATCAGAAAAGTCATCTTTGAAGGAACTGGACTTCAGTTACACTAACCTACAGGATTCAGGACTGGATTTACTCTCTGATGGACTGAAGAGCTCCCACTGTAAACTAGAGAAACTTCA ACTTGTTAAATCTGAACTTGATAAACAGTCAGGTGTCATACTACGGTCAgttttacaaacaaaaaactccCTGAAAgtactggacctcagtaacaataaCCTACAGGATGCAGGATTGGATTTACTCTCTGAGGGACTGAAGAGTCCACACTGTAAACTTGAGATACTCAG ATTACCCATCTGTAATCTCACTAAAGAGTCTTGCAAATTTCTGGCATCATCTCTACAAACAGAAATCTCCTcactgaaagagctggacctaaGTAGAAATAACGTGCAGGATTTAGGAGTGGAGTTGCTCTCTGCCGGACTGAAGAGTTtaaactgtaaactggagattcTCAG ACTGGCTTGGTGTAATCTTGGAGGAAGCTCTTGCAAATATCTGGGATCGGTTTTTATGTTGACTacctcctccctgaaagagctggacctcagtaacaatgatcTGCAGGACTCAGGAGTAGATTTACTCTCTCCTGGACTGGGGAATTCAAACTGTAAGCTGATTATACTCAG ATTATCTGGTTGTTTGATCACAGAGGTTGGATGTTCTTCTCTGGCATCAGCTCTGAATTCAAACCCCTCACACTTGAAGGAACTGGATGTAACCTACAACCATCCAGGAGACTCAGGAAAGAATCTACTCTCTGAGAGACTGAATGATCCAAACTACAGACTGAAGACACTCAG GTTGGAATATGCAGGGGAGTGCAGGATCAAACCTGGAATAAGAAAAT ATACTTATGACCTCACACTGGacccaaacacagcacacaatcAGCTCTGTCTGTACGAGGAAAACAAGAAGGTGATGTGGGCGAGAGAACAGCAGGTGTACCTTGATAATTCACACAGATTTGATGTCTGGAATCAAGTTCTGTGCACAGAGAGTTTGACaggacgctgttactgggaggcTGAGTGGTCAGAGAAAGCTGTTATTGCAGTGACATATGAAACAATCTCAAGGAAAGGAACCAGTTACGATTGTGGTTTTGGAGGCAATGAAAAGTCCTGGAGGCTGAGCTGCTCCAAGAACGGCTACTCTGTGTGTCATAATAAGATTGGTACTGAGCTAGAAGTGCCCCCTTCTTACTCTAGCAGAGTAGGGGTGTATCTGGACTGGGAGggtggcactctgtccttctacagtgtctcttcaaacacacatacactgacaCACTTGCACACGTTCCACTGCACATTCACTGAGCCTGTCTATGCAGGGTTTCGGCTTTATCCTCACTCCTCTATCAGCCTTTTGCAAACCTGTTCCTCTCCAGCATTAGAACCAGCTTCATATGAACTCACAACCTGA